A window of the Methanocella sp. genome harbors these coding sequences:
- a CDS encoding DUF1616 domain-containing protein gives MADNQTWEQPVGLRPGHNGTNMKVDFLLYKDGNTTSPYRECYLRVNVTGGEPPYFSSLAIIFAVLNCSCILSFLRGRRALFFTTKARWHGGPQSLFYN, from the coding sequence CTGGCCGATAACCAGACCTGGGAGCAGCCCGTCGGCCTGAGGCCCGGCCATAACGGCACGAACATGAAGGTCGATTTCCTCCTGTATAAGGATGGGAACACGACGTCTCCCTATCGTGAATGCTATCTCCGGGTCAATGTGACGGGTGGAGAGCCGCCATATTTTTCTTCTCTTGCAATAATTTTTGCTGTGTTGAATTGCTCCTGTATTTTAAGCTTTTTAAGAGGACGGAGGGCACTATTTTTCACCACAAAGGCACGATGGCACGGAGGCCCACAAAGTCTTTTTTATAATTAA
- a CDS encoding rubrerythrin family protein: MKKATARSVRDAFGAESAAHMRYLIFSEQAGYENFPNVARLFRALTFAGQVHAIAHYRQAKELLGEYCVYFSAPFILDRTVDNLTKASEAAQEAGEEFYPPLAAAARSQGEMQAAQSFERIAQVKKAHYEMLRNMLGFIEHAAEEPKIGGLYVCGGCGLVVEGKPPGICPICEAKQSCFRLVS; this comes from the coding sequence ATGAAAAAGGCCACGGCCCGGAGCGTGAGGGACGCTTTCGGGGCCGAGAGCGCCGCTCATATGCGCTACCTTATCTTTTCGGAGCAGGCCGGGTACGAGAACTTCCCGAATGTCGCCCGCCTCTTCCGTGCGCTGACCTTCGCCGGGCAGGTGCATGCGATCGCGCATTATCGGCAGGCAAAGGAGCTGCTGGGCGAGTACTGCGTATATTTTTCGGCGCCATTCATCCTGGATCGTACCGTGGATAACCTGACAAAGGCGTCCGAGGCCGCACAGGAGGCGGGCGAGGAATTCTACCCGCCCCTTGCAGCCGCCGCCAGGTCTCAGGGCGAGATGCAGGCGGCACAGAGCTTCGAGCGGATAGCGCAGGTGAAAAAAGCGCATTATGAGATGCTGAGGAATATGCTTGGCTTCATCGAGCATGCAGCCGAGGAGCCGAAGATCGGCGGGCTTTATGTTTGCGGCGGCTGTGGTCTCGTGGTCGAGGGAAAGCCGCCCGGGATATGCCCGATATGCGAGGCTAAGCAGTCCTGTTTTAGGCTTGTAAGTTAA
- a CDS encoding tRNA uridine(34) 5-carboxymethylaminomethyl modification radical SAM/GNAT enzyme Elp3, translated as MENTRAACRELVSLIVAGDVATQAELNKAKKMVSIRYHLSQLPRNSDILREAGDDHDAVLGILQKRPVRTMSGVAVVAVMTSPYKCPHGKCVPCPGGVDSVFNSPQSYTGAEPAALRAIQENYDPYRQVTARLSQLRQIGHELDKAELIVMGGTITARPLDYQQWFVKRCLDAMNDFGVEPLYTKYPEDAQAVNEEAAVRNVAMTFETRPDWCRVQHIDRMLDMGVTKVELGVQSTYDFILKRIERGHTVADSVEANRALRDSAIKVGFHMMPGLPGSSFETDLRSFETLFTDGRFCPDYLKIYPTLVTQGTKLYDQWERGEYTPYTSEEAALLLARIKERLPKWVRLQRIQRDIPVKHIAAGVVKSNVRQLAGDIMQREGKQCHCIRCREVGHKALNGLKADPEQVKLGVEKYEACGGLEHFISFEETNIDALIGFARLRFPCRPHRTELADAALIRELHVYGRMVPIGEKDGNWQHRGYGIELLNKARSLAKEAGYGKLAVMSGIGVRPYYRKLGFARDGPFMSMRIRD; from the coding sequence ATGGAAAACACGAGGGCCGCCTGCCGGGAGCTGGTCTCGCTCATCGTCGCGGGCGACGTCGCCACGCAGGCCGAACTGAACAAGGCGAAGAAGATGGTGAGCATACGGTATCATCTTTCGCAGCTGCCCCGGAATTCGGACATACTCCGGGAGGCGGGCGACGACCACGACGCCGTGCTGGGTATTCTTCAGAAGAGGCCGGTCCGGACGATGTCCGGCGTCGCCGTCGTCGCAGTCATGACCTCCCCCTATAAATGCCCGCACGGCAAGTGCGTCCCCTGCCCGGGCGGCGTGGATTCCGTATTCAACTCGCCCCAGAGCTATACGGGCGCCGAGCCGGCGGCGCTCCGGGCCATCCAGGAGAATTACGACCCGTACCGCCAGGTCACGGCCCGCCTGAGCCAGCTCCGGCAGATCGGGCACGAGCTGGACAAGGCCGAGCTCATCGTCATGGGCGGCACCATCACGGCCCGCCCTCTCGATTATCAGCAGTGGTTCGTGAAGCGGTGCCTCGACGCAATGAACGACTTCGGCGTTGAGCCCCTGTATACTAAATATCCGGAGGACGCGCAGGCGGTGAACGAGGAGGCGGCCGTCCGTAACGTTGCGATGACATTCGAGACCCGGCCGGACTGGTGCCGCGTTCAGCATATCGACCGCATGCTGGACATGGGCGTGACTAAAGTTGAGCTTGGCGTCCAGAGCACCTATGACTTTATTTTAAAGCGCATCGAGCGCGGCCACACGGTCGCGGACAGCGTCGAGGCCAACCGGGCGCTGCGGGACTCGGCCATAAAGGTCGGGTTCCATATGATGCCCGGGCTGCCCGGCTCGAGCTTCGAAACGGACCTGCGCTCCTTCGAGACGCTGTTCACCGACGGCAGGTTCTGCCCAGATTATCTGAAGATATACCCGACGCTGGTCACTCAGGGCACGAAGCTCTACGACCAGTGGGAGCGGGGGGAGTACACGCCCTATACGAGCGAAGAGGCGGCGCTACTGCTGGCCCGTATTAAGGAGCGCCTGCCGAAGTGGGTACGACTCCAGCGCATCCAGAGGGATATACCAGTAAAGCACATCGCCGCCGGCGTCGTCAAAAGCAACGTGCGGCAGCTCGCGGGCGATATCATGCAGCGGGAGGGAAAGCAGTGCCACTGCATCCGATGCCGCGAGGTCGGCCATAAGGCCCTGAACGGCCTCAAAGCCGACCCGGAACAGGTTAAGCTCGGCGTGGAAAAATACGAGGCCTGCGGCGGCCTGGAGCACTTCATCTCGTTCGAGGAGACGAACATCGACGCGCTCATCGGGTTCGCCCGGCTCCGGTTCCCCTGCCGGCCTCACCGCACGGAGCTGGCGGACGCGGCGCTGATCCGTGAATTACACGTCTACGGCCGGATGGTGCCCATCGGCGAGAAAGACGGGAACTGGCAGCACCGTGGCTACGGCATAGAACTTTTAAATAAGGCCCGGAGCCTGGCGAAAGAGGCGGGCTACGGGAAGCTGGCGGTCATGAGCGGCATCGGCGTACGGCCATATTACAGGAAGCTCGGGTTCGCGAGGGACGGGCCGTTCATGTCCATGCGGATACGGGACTGA
- a CDS encoding helix-turn-helix transcriptional regulator — MTRISIKLAVISLVLVCTLSIAAPALAQSTVIKVDVYPNGDARWTTEKMIPLDTPDDVAGWDATAAQGTKSYLADFTIKMKDYVARISDMTGRNMTVKDVNVTVQKSQPYALSDNGSHTYGVISYQFTWTGFAMASGNALEVGDAFVDGYLMNAGDSITFTLPAGYNITSISPDADDFKKSYQPQVRWVMDSTNDSDFRLFPGGEPSIIMEKTAVATAFSLEWWMLVPVILVSAIAGFGVAYLLLRRPQPEAPPVPDMDLPDAEVEAAEELPGPGEEGRFMSDEERIVKFLEEAGGQMFQSDLVKKTDFSKSKLSMVLTDLKEKGTIIKIKKGKENLIRLNRPDKQEEPPKE; from the coding sequence ATGACCCGTATTTCGATTAAATTGGCCGTAATATCGCTCGTGCTCGTCTGCACGCTGTCCATTGCGGCACCCGCTCTCGCCCAGTCGACTGTCATAAAGGTCGATGTGTACCCGAACGGGGACGCCCGATGGACCACGGAGAAGATGATACCGCTGGATACGCCGGACGACGTGGCCGGATGGGACGCGACCGCCGCCCAGGGCACGAAATCCTACCTGGCCGACTTTACGATAAAAATGAAAGACTACGTGGCCAGGATCAGCGATATGACCGGCCGCAACATGACGGTGAAGGACGTCAACGTGACGGTCCAGAAATCGCAGCCATATGCCCTGTCGGATAACGGCTCGCACACATATGGCGTCATTAGCTATCAATTCACGTGGACCGGCTTTGCCATGGCCAGCGGGAACGCCCTCGAGGTCGGCGACGCGTTCGTCGACGGATATTTGATGAACGCGGGCGATTCCATCACTTTTACTCTGCCGGCTGGATACAATATCACGAGTATATCCCCGGACGCGGATGACTTTAAGAAGTCTTACCAGCCTCAGGTCCGATGGGTGATGGATTCGACCAATGATTCCGACTTCCGGCTGTTCCCGGGGGGAGAGCCTTCCATTATCATGGAAAAGACTGCTGTCGCCACGGCGTTCAGCTTAGAGTGGTGGATGCTCGTGCCGGTCATTCTCGTCTCAGCCATCGCCGGATTCGGTGTCGCGTATCTGCTCCTGAGGAGGCCTCAGCCTGAGGCGCCCCCGGTGCCGGACATGGACCTGCCGGACGCGGAAGTCGAGGCGGCCGAAGAGCTTCCCGGGCCGGGTGAGGAGGGCCGCTTCATGTCCGACGAGGAGCGGATCGTCAAGTTCCTGGAAGAGGCCGGAGGCCAGATGTTCCAGTCGGACTTGGTGAAAAAGACCGACTTCTCGAAGTCCAAGCTCAGCATGGTGCTCACTGACCTCAAGGAGAAGGGCACCATCATCAAGATTAAAAAGGGCAAGGAGAACCTGATCCGCCTCAACAGGCCCGACAAGCAGGAAGAGCCCCCGAAAGAATGA
- a CDS encoding Xaa-Pro peptidase family protein, with protein MSSIKRGCGEPILLISESYHSADMYYATGFLAPDRFVYICQDDSEYLFVSQMEYERAKKQSKVKNVHSMEEYDYLNRLRSLKDPDLALVDTLVAIFSSINIKKVRVPADFSLLLGDLLRSKGITVVPTPRLFEEARSVKTPDELEKIKKAQAVNEKAMAHAIEIIKKSQPVNGVLYYEGRPLTSELLQREIEMVFIANGYDTNDSIVAAGPRSSDPHFAGEGHVKENEPIVIDLFPYGKKDRYYADMTRTVVMGRPSAEIQKMYDVTLEAQNIALKAIKAGITGKYVNDLVCECFEKHGYGTTRTKSAEGFIHSTGHGVGIDIHELPSISESGLEPLKAGQVVTVEPGLYIKGVGGVRIEDMVVVTDTGCIDLTNMPKNLVI; from the coding sequence ATGAGCTCTATTAAACGTGGCTGTGGAGAGCCGATATTGCTTATCAGCGAAAGCTACCACAGCGCGGACATGTACTATGCGACGGGCTTCCTGGCACCCGACCGTTTTGTGTATATCTGCCAGGACGATAGTGAGTACCTCTTCGTCAGCCAGATGGAGTACGAGAGGGCGAAAAAACAGTCTAAGGTCAAGAACGTTCATTCCATGGAAGAGTATGATTACCTTAACCGCCTGAGGTCCCTGAAGGACCCGGACCTCGCTCTGGTCGACACGCTCGTGGCGATCTTTAGCTCGATAAATATAAAGAAAGTCAGGGTACCGGCGGACTTTTCACTGCTGCTGGGCGACCTGCTGCGGTCGAAGGGCATCACGGTCGTCCCGACGCCCCGCCTCTTCGAGGAGGCCCGCTCGGTCAAGACGCCGGACGAGCTGGAGAAAATAAAGAAGGCGCAGGCTGTGAACGAGAAGGCCATGGCCCACGCCATCGAGATCATAAAGAAGTCGCAGCCCGTGAACGGCGTGCTCTACTACGAGGGCAGGCCGCTCACATCGGAGCTACTCCAGAGGGAGATCGAGATGGTCTTCATCGCCAACGGCTACGATACCAACGACAGTATCGTCGCGGCCGGCCCCCGCTCCTCCGACCCGCACTTCGCGGGCGAGGGGCACGTCAAGGAGAATGAGCCCATCGTGATCGATCTGTTCCCGTATGGTAAAAAGGACCGCTACTATGCCGACATGACGCGGACGGTCGTCATGGGCAGGCCGTCAGCCGAAATACAAAAGATGTACGACGTCACGCTCGAGGCCCAGAATATTGCGCTGAAGGCGATCAAGGCTGGCATTACCGGCAAGTACGTGAACGACCTCGTCTGCGAATGCTTCGAGAAGCACGGCTATGGCACGACCCGGACTAAATCGGCGGAGGGCTTCATCCACTCGACGGGCCACGGCGTGGGCATCGACATCCACGAGCTGCCTTCTATCAGCGAGTCCGGCCTGGAGCCCCTCAAGGCGGGGCAGGTCGTCACCGTGGAGCCCGGGCTGTATATCAAGGGCGTGGGCGGCGTCCGCATCGAGGACATGGTCGTCGTCACGGATACGGGCTGTATCGATCTCACGAACATGCCTAAGAACCTGGTGATTTGA
- the map gene encoding type II methionyl aminopeptidase — protein sequence MEPEILEKYRKAGAILKEVRENAVPRVKKGAKLLDVADAIEAEIIEKGAKPAFPVNISINQEAAHDSPGVDDERVFGDDMVKVDIGAHIDGYIADTAVTVDLSGNPDLVKASRTALEQAIKLVRPGVNTTEIGAVIEETIEGFGFKPIYNLTGHGLGHYVQHSEPAIPNKRIGQGVKLEAGQVIAIEPFATNGIGIVVEGSFIEIFSLIHTKPVRMPHERELLKKIQEYNGLPFARRWLKDIKYVDKSLTSLMRQGIIHGYPVLVEHQHGLVSQAEHTMIITEDGSELTT from the coding sequence ATGGAGCCGGAGATACTGGAAAAGTACAGGAAGGCCGGGGCTATCCTTAAGGAGGTCCGGGAGAACGCCGTGCCCCGGGTGAAAAAAGGGGCGAAGCTCCTGGACGTGGCAGACGCTATAGAAGCAGAAATAATCGAAAAGGGCGCGAAGCCGGCCTTCCCGGTGAACATTTCCATTAATCAGGAAGCCGCACACGACTCGCCGGGCGTCGACGACGAGCGGGTGTTCGGCGACGACATGGTCAAGGTGGACATCGGCGCCCACATCGACGGCTACATCGCAGACACGGCCGTCACCGTCGACCTTTCGGGTAACCCGGACCTGGTCAAGGCGTCCAGGACGGCGCTGGAGCAGGCGATAAAGCTTGTCCGGCCCGGCGTAAACACCACCGAGATCGGGGCCGTCATCGAGGAGACCATCGAGGGCTTCGGCTTCAAGCCTATATACAACCTCACGGGCCACGGCCTGGGCCACTACGTCCAGCACTCCGAGCCCGCCATACCCAATAAGCGCATCGGCCAGGGCGTAAAGCTGGAGGCCGGCCAGGTCATCGCCATCGAGCCGTTCGCCACGAATGGCATCGGCATCGTGGTCGAGGGCTCGTTCATCGAGATTTTCAGCCTGATCCACACGAAGCCCGTGCGCATGCCCCATGAGCGGGAGCTGCTCAAGAAGATCCAGGAGTATAACGGCCTGCCTTTCGCCAGGCGCTGGCTCAAGGACATCAAGTACGTCGACAAATCTCTGACATCGCTCATGCGGCAGGGCATCATCCACGGCTACCCGGTCCTGGTCGAGCACCAGCACGGCCTCGTATCCCAGGCGGAGCACACCATGATCATCACCGAGGACGGCAGCGAGCTCACGACCTGA
- a CDS encoding aldehyde dehydrogenase family protein — translation MKMLIDGEWTDAASGETYEVRNPASGKLLDTAPLGGAEDVKRAVDAAREAQKKWSAMPARDRGRIFFKAAQRIRDRQADLATMLTMEQGKPFKEARDEIQGFANILEYYAGISAALEDGLIPLAQGKRGAVLRRPIGVCGAIIPWNVPGIIMGWKVGPALITGNTLVLKPATTTPLTNLSLAYAMGEAGLPKGVLNVVTGPGKSVGDEIVRNPGVRKISFTGSIETGKRVLQAVSASMKRVTLELGGSDPMIVCDDFDINKAVAGAVHGRFYNCGQTCTAAKRLFVFEAIADEFIGQLKSRVERLNVGNGMDEGVEMGPLNNRAQWEQIKGLVEEVRTKDEGRVIVGGRVQDGEQYRNGFFYMPTLVTNVAPDSRLLREEVFGPVLPIVVVKGLDEAIERANDTKYGLGSSIWTNDMEKAKAACERLESGITWINQHVKLPPEMPFGGVKESGIGRENGLETIDAYYELKSIML, via the coding sequence ATGAAGATGCTCATCGATGGCGAATGGACGGACGCGGCATCCGGCGAAACCTACGAAGTCCGCAACCCGGCCAGCGGCAAGCTCCTGGACACGGCGCCCCTCGGCGGCGCGGAAGACGTAAAGCGAGCCGTCGACGCGGCCCGTGAGGCACAGAAAAAGTGGTCCGCGATGCCTGCACGGGACCGGGGCAGGATATTTTTTAAGGCGGCACAGCGCATCCGGGACCGGCAGGCTGACCTGGCCACGATGCTCACAATGGAGCAGGGCAAGCCCTTCAAGGAGGCGAGAGACGAGATCCAGGGCTTCGCCAATATCCTGGAGTACTATGCGGGCATTTCGGCGGCGCTGGAGGACGGCCTCATACCGCTGGCGCAGGGCAAGCGCGGTGCGGTGCTGAGAAGGCCAATCGGCGTCTGCGGCGCCATCATTCCCTGGAACGTCCCCGGCATCATCATGGGCTGGAAGGTCGGCCCGGCCCTCATCACGGGCAACACGCTCGTCCTGAAGCCGGCCACCACGACGCCTCTGACGAACCTGTCTCTGGCGTATGCCATGGGCGAGGCAGGCCTGCCGAAAGGCGTCCTCAACGTCGTCACGGGCCCCGGCAAAAGCGTCGGGGACGAGATCGTCCGGAATCCCGGTGTTAGAAAGATATCCTTCACCGGCTCCATCGAGACGGGAAAGCGCGTGCTCCAGGCCGTATCGGCGTCCATGAAGCGGGTTACGCTAGAGCTTGGCGGCAGCGATCCGATGATCGTCTGCGACGACTTCGACATAAATAAGGCCGTGGCGGGCGCGGTCCACGGGCGGTTCTATAACTGCGGCCAGACCTGCACGGCGGCGAAGCGCCTATTCGTCTTCGAGGCGATCGCCGACGAGTTCATCGGCCAGCTAAAATCCCGGGTAGAGCGCCTCAACGTGGGCAACGGCATGGACGAAGGCGTCGAGATGGGACCCCTGAATAATCGGGCCCAGTGGGAGCAGATCAAAGGGCTCGTCGAAGAGGTGCGTACAAAAGATGAAGGCCGTGTTATCGTGGGAGGGCGCGTGCAGGACGGAGAGCAGTACAGGAATGGCTTCTTTTACATGCCCACGCTTGTAACGAACGTGGCGCCGGATTCCCGGCTCCTCCGGGAGGAGGTCTTCGGGCCGGTCCTGCCCATTGTGGTCGTGAAAGGCCTGGACGAGGCCATCGAGCGGGCGAACGACACGAAGTACGGCCTGGGCTCCTCTATCTGGACGAATGACATGGAAAAGGCCAAAGCCGCCTGCGAAAGGCTAGAGTCGGGCATCACCTGGATCAACCAGCACGTCAAGCTGCCCCCCGAAATGCCGTTCGGCGGCGTCAAGGAGAGCGGCATAGGCCGCGAAAACGGGCTGGAGACCATCGACGCGTACTACGAGCTCAAGAGCATCATGCTGTGA
- a CDS encoding metal-dependent transcriptional regulator — protein MPSEQVEEYLETIYDIGGKEGSARTTAIAKCLNVAPASVTEALQNMAENGLVTYEPYKGASLTKQGLEIATKIKRRHRLLEVFLTDTLHINKDNVHDEACKMEHTISDETENALCKMLNAPARCPHGSPISPCAMAVGTCDECDIAAHEKEYVAHERNIVPITELAPCEKGVIEFLRGDKKVVQRLSDLGLTLHTEVELLRKAPMNGPIEVCVRRTKLAIAREIADNIFVNIAG, from the coding sequence ATGCCATCGGAACAGGTAGAAGAGTATCTGGAAACCATTTACGATATAGGCGGTAAGGAAGGCTCCGCGAGGACGACGGCGATAGCCAAATGCCTAAACGTGGCCCCGGCCAGCGTGACCGAGGCGCTCCAGAACATGGCGGAGAACGGCCTCGTCACCTATGAACCATATAAAGGCGCGTCCCTCACGAAGCAGGGACTGGAGATTGCCACGAAGATCAAACGCAGGCACAGGCTCCTGGAAGTATTCCTGACGGATACTCTTCACATAAATAAGGACAATGTCCACGATGAAGCCTGCAAGATGGAGCATACAATATCCGATGAGACGGAGAACGCGCTCTGTAAAATGCTCAACGCCCCTGCCAGGTGTCCGCATGGAAGCCCGATAAGCCCGTGTGCCATGGCCGTTGGCACGTGCGATGAATGCGACATAGCAGCCCACGAAAAGGAATATGTGGCACATGAGAGGAATATTGTGCCCATCACAGAGTTGGCGCCGTGCGAGAAGGGAGTTATCGAATTCCTCCGGGGAGATAAGAAGGTCGTCCAGAGGCTTTCGGACCTGGGTCTGACCCTACATACGGAAGTCGAGCTTCTACGGAAAGCGCCGATGAATGGCCCCATCGAAGTGTGCGTGCGAAGGACGAAACTGGCGATTGCCCGGGAGATCGCCGATAACATCTTTGTCAACATAGCAGGATAA